A genomic segment from Campylobacter concisus encodes:
- a CDS encoding substrate-binding domain-containing protein, with protein MELKQTGISRRGFLKGALATAAVATPQTMLAGFTPFKSDLLQVWSCGGLSEAFNELNTIYEARTGHNIQYTGAFAGALGKSLLALQSTTELFGARVLELSKKLRKAGLSLHFRPLCFTDYVLVVPKGNPAGIRDLKDLAEPGVRVMLPLRSSPPGSGPVKGILKNSNLTDAVMKNMVANGSCVINMMCELVDGKGDASIIEKRLTTHDRFKDKIEYMPIDEKLIPPGPLTFTLNIMKYVKDERLANDFADFVCGTEGQEIFEKHGFTSIYSARGLELIERFGVKDV; from the coding sequence ATGGAATTAAAACAAACTGGTATATCACGCCGTGGCTTTTTAAAAGGTGCTTTAGCCACAGCTGCTGTTGCCACTCCACAAACGATGCTAGCTGGCTTTACGCCATTTAAGTCTGACTTGCTTCAGGTTTGGTCGTGTGGAGGCCTATCTGAAGCATTTAATGAGCTAAATACCATTTACGAGGCAAGAACAGGGCATAATATCCAATACACCGGCGCCTTTGCTGGTGCTCTTGGCAAGTCGCTTTTAGCACTTCAAAGCACGACCGAGCTCTTTGGAGCAAGGGTTTTAGAGCTTTCTAAAAAACTTCGCAAAGCTGGTCTTAGCCTTCATTTTAGACCGCTATGCTTTACTGACTACGTCCTAGTCGTGCCAAAAGGCAATCCAGCAGGCATTCGCGACTTAAAAGACCTTGCAGAGCCAGGAGTTAGAGTGATGCTGCCTCTTAGATCATCGCCCCCTGGCAGTGGCCCAGTCAAAGGGATATTAAAAAACTCAAACCTCACTGATGCGGTGATGAAAAACATGGTCGCAAACGGATCATGCGTCATAAATATGATGTGCGAGCTAGTTGATGGCAAGGGCGATGCTTCGATCATCGAAAAACGCCTAACAACGCATGATAGGTTTAAAGATAAGATCGAGTATATGCCCATCGATGAAAAGCTCATCCCGCCTGGACCGCTCACTTTTACGCTAAATATAATGAAATATGTAAAAGATGAAAGGCTCGCAAATGACTTTGCAGACTTTGTTTGCGGCACCGAGGGGCAAGAAATTTTTGAAAAACATGGCTTTACCTCCATTTATTCAGCGCGTGGGCTAGAGCTTATAGAA
- a CDS encoding restriction endonuclease subunit S codes for MIKIGDISDIKTGLVLNRKKADKNVDEKFRYKVVSLKSFNENALFDDTFADEFISSEKISDEYKVRLGDVLLRLREPNFAVYIDKDYKDLIYTSLMVCIRVKSDIFDPRFVAHYLNSSAVKRALAPDVSGTTIAMIGVASINNIKIPAINLQTQNKIVKYLNLAREESKILQNLVAVKQRYHKSVFENLIKEEN; via the coding sequence ATGATAAAAATAGGCGACATATCTGATATAAAAACCGGTCTAGTTTTAAACCGTAAAAAGGCAGACAAAAACGTAGATGAGAAATTTCGCTATAAAGTAGTCTCGCTAAAGTCCTTTAATGAAAATGCACTCTTTGATGACACATTTGCCGATGAGTTTATATCAAGCGAAAAAATAAGCGATGAGTATAAAGTAAGACTTGGCGATGTTTTGCTGCGACTTAGAGAGCCGAATTTCGCCGTTTATATAGACAAGGACTATAAAGACCTTATCTACACATCTTTGATGGTTTGCATAAGGGTTAAAAGCGACATATTTGATCCGCGTTTTGTGGCGCATTATCTAAACAGCAGCGCCGTTAAAAGAGCTCTTGCGCCAGATGTTTCAGGCACTACCATAGCGATGATAGGCGTTGCAAGCATAAATAATATAAAAATACCAGCCATAAATTTGCAAACCCAAAACAAGATAGTAAAATACCTAAATTTAGCTCGCGAGGAGAGCAAAATTTTACAAAATTTAGTAGCTGTAAAGCAAAGATACCACAAAAGCGTATTTGAAAATTTAATAAAAGAGGAGAACTAA
- a CDS encoding type I restriction-modification system subunit M produces MQKTTQDTINNIVWKACDTFRGTMDGSDYKDYVLTMLFVKYLSDFYKEKLESLRAEYGDKCERIEAKLKKEKFKLDESCTFEYLLAHKEAVNLGEIMNKTLEKIEEDNKDKLEGIFRSIDFNNKNKLGDTKERNAILKNLLEDFSDTRLDLRPSMLEGNDIIGDAYEYLIAHFASDSGKKGGEFYTPSEVSTLLAKLVEPKEGDMIYDPTCGSGSLLIKASKEVGSKNFRLYGQEKNGQTHALCKMNMFLHEINDAVIEWGDTIRNPLHLQDNLIKTFDIVVANPPFSLDKWGADFALNDPFMRFASYALPPKSKGDYAFVVHMIKSLNNNGKMGVVLPHGVLFRGANEGKIRQKLIEENLLDAVIGLPANLFYGTSIPACILVFKKNRANEDVLFIDASKEFEKGKNQNTLTEQNIKKIVTTYKNRSEIEKYSHLASLSEIKENDYNLNIPRYVDTFEEEELVDIEATKAEISRLEAELKSVQSKMSEYLEELGL; encoded by the coding sequence ATGCAAAAGACCACACAAGATACTATAAATAACATAGTTTGGAAGGCTTGCGACACATTTCGCGGCACGATGGACGGAAGCGACTATAAAGACTATGTTTTAACGATGCTTTTTGTTAAATATCTATCTGATTTTTACAAAGAAAAGCTTGAGTCGCTAAGAGCCGAGTATGGCGATAAGTGCGAGAGGATCGAAGCAAAGCTAAAGAAAGAGAAATTTAAGCTTGATGAGAGCTGCACCTTTGAGTATCTTTTAGCGCACAAAGAGGCGGTAAATTTAGGCGAGATAATGAACAAAACTCTAGAAAAGATCGAAGAAGACAACAAAGACAAGCTTGAAGGTATCTTTAGAAGCATCGACTTTAACAACAAAAACAAGCTTGGCGACACAAAAGAGAGAAACGCTATCTTGAAAAATTTGCTTGAAGACTTTAGCGACACTAGGCTAGATCTTCGCCCCTCTATGCTTGAGGGCAACGACATAATAGGCGACGCATACGAGTATCTTATAGCTCATTTTGCAAGTGACTCTGGCAAAAAAGGCGGAGAGTTTTATACGCCAAGCGAGGTTTCGACGCTTCTTGCAAAGCTAGTTGAGCCAAAAGAGGGCGATATGATCTACGATCCTACTTGCGGTTCTGGCTCACTTCTTATCAAGGCTTCAAAAGAGGTCGGTAGCAAAAATTTCCGCCTTTATGGACAAGAAAAAAACGGACAAACTCACGCACTTTGCAAGATGAATATGTTTTTGCACGAGATAAATGACGCCGTGATCGAGTGGGGCGACACGATCAGAAACCCGCTTCATTTACAAGACAACCTTATAAAGACATTTGACATAGTCGTGGCAAATCCCCCTTTTAGCCTAGATAAATGGGGTGCTGACTTTGCTCTAAACGATCCTTTTATGAGATTTGCTAGCTACGCTTTGCCGCCAAAGAGCAAGGGCGACTACGCATTTGTCGTGCACATGATAAAAAGTCTAAACAACAACGGCAAAATGGGTGTCGTGCTTCCGCATGGAGTGCTATTTCGCGGGGCAAATGAGGGCAAGATCCGCCAAAAGCTAATCGAAGAAAATTTACTAGACGCCGTCATCGGACTACCGGCAAATTTATTTTACGGCACGAGCATCCCTGCTTGCATACTCGTTTTTAAGAAAAACCGCGCAAACGAAGACGTGCTATTTATCGACGCTAGCAAGGAATTTGAAAAAGGCAAAAACCAAAACACGCTAACCGAGCAAAATATAAAAAAGATAGTCACTACCTACAAAAACAGAAGCGAGATAGAAAAATACTCCCACCTAGCAAGCCTTAGCGAGATAAAAGAGAATGACTACAACCTAAACATCCCTCGCTACGTCGATACCTTTGAAGAAGAAGAGCTTGTAGATATCGAGGCTACAAAGGCTGAGATCTCACGCCTAGAAGCCGAGCTAAAAAGCGTTCAAAGCAAGATGAGCGAGTATCTTGAGGAGCTTGGGCTATGA
- a CDS encoding restriction endonuclease subunit S — MSEFKNLPSEWKVVKLGEIGKVINGLTYSPDNVSNNGLLVLRSSNINDNSIVLNSDDVYVKGISKFNKTLENDILICVRNGSKNLIGKSALITEKYKDLAFGAFMAIFRSNYNLFLIHIFKTNTFFKQVKNDLGATINSINNGNLLNFKIPLPPLDEQKKIAEILSTWDEAINLTINLIESKKQFKKALMQNLLTAKIRFPQFKDEWKETKLGKILKEHKIKSDNKSEVFSVSVHKGIINQIEHLGRSFSAEDTSNYNLVKPFDLVYTKSPTGDFPFGIIKQNLNPFNVIVSPLYGVFEPINKFLGTLLHYFFESSIRTNNYLKPIIQKGAKNTINISNDTFLSRSILVPINLDEQQKIAEVLMACDDEINLLNLKLENLKKQKQGLMQKLLKGEIRTCYVKKAM; from the coding sequence ATGAGCGAATTTAAAAATTTACCGAGTGAATGGAAGGTCGTGAAGCTTGGGGAAATTGGTAAAGTGATAAATGGATTAACGTATAGTCCTGATAATGTTTCAAATAATGGATTGTTGGTCTTACGCTCATCAAACATAAATGATAATTCTATTGTTCTTAATAGTGATGATGTATATGTAAAAGGCATATCAAAATTTAATAAAACGCTAGAAAATGATATTTTAATTTGCGTGAGAAATGGTAGTAAAAATTTAATTGGTAAAAGTGCATTAATTACAGAAAAATATAAGGATTTAGCATTTGGTGCGTTTATGGCTATTTTTCGAAGCAACTATAATTTATTCTTGATACATATCTTTAAAACAAATACGTTTTTTAAACAAGTAAAAAACGATCTTGGGGCAACGATAAATTCAATCAATAATGGTAATTTATTAAATTTTAAAATTCCACTTCCGCCATTAGACGAGCAAAAAAAGATAGCGGAAATTTTATCTACTTGGGATGAGGCTATAAATTTAACTATAAATTTGATAGAAAGCAAAAAGCAGTTTAAAAAAGCTCTTATGCAAAATTTACTCACGGCCAAGATCCGCTTTCCCCAGTTCAAAGACGAGTGGAAGGAAACAAAGCTGGGTAAAATTTTAAAAGAGCATAAAATTAAAAGTGATAACAAAAGTGAGGTTTTTTCTGTATCTGTTCATAAGGGGATTATTAACCAAATAGAACATTTGGGACGTAGTTTTTCAGCTGAAGATACATCAAATTATAATTTGGTAAAGCCATTTGATTTGGTGTATACAAAAAGTCCAACGGGGGACTTTCCATTCGGCATTATAAAGCAAAATTTAAACCCTTTTAATGTTATTGTTTCTCCATTGTATGGAGTATTTGAGCCGATAAATAAATTTTTAGGTACTTTATTGCATTACTTTTTTGAATCATCAATAAGGACAAATAACTATTTGAAGCCAATTATACAAAAGGGGGCAAAAAACACCATAAATATTAGTAATGATACTTTTTTATCAAGAAGCATTCTAGTGCCTATAAATTTAGACGAGCAACAAAAAATCGCAGAGGTTTTAATGGCTTGCGATGATGAGATAAATTTACTAAATTTAAAGCTGGAAAATTTGAAAAAACAAAAACAAGGCTTGATGCAAAAACTACTAAAAGGAGAAATAAGAACATGTTATGTGAAAAAAGCAATGTAA
- a CDS encoding HAD family hydrolase, with the protein MAIAYDFDGTLARGNIQENSFIPTTLGIKKEDFWNNVKELSEENNMDEILSYMYLIVTKAYGAGAKITREELSKHGKTVKYFNGVEEFFERINDYAAQKGISIEHYIVSSGTKEMIDGTTIANKFKNIYASSFMYDEYGKPTWPALAINYTTKTQYLYRISKGILNAWDNKLINKYIPENERSILFENMIYIGDGETDVPAMKLLKTNGGTSIAVYDENKETAKTLLEQNRVNYIAKADYTDGSEIDAIIKSTIDRISLNLKNGKLQIYNKQNTVEKNIQKSNNQARNKQYYLSVLKTEGFKLEDTNKTNKIYLKKYSWDDHRYQTSFYIWNNGNYIGTAKIAKLNQNKNEHTADLLEKNFDKLDDDFFSVIRFKKDEIDEETKEALRFLLNDISNTNKYDNNEIVKKSLKRS; encoded by the coding sequence ATGGCAATCGCATATGATTTTGACGGAACACTAGCAAGAGGCAATATACAAGAAAATTCTTTTATACCAACAACGCTAGGTATAAAAAAAGAAGATTTTTGGAACAACGTAAAGGAACTATCTGAAGAAAACAATATGGATGAGATATTGTCATATATGTATTTGATTGTGACAAAAGCATATGGTGCTGGTGCAAAAATTACAAGAGAGGAGCTTAGCAAACACGGTAAAACTGTTAAATACTTTAACGGCGTGGAAGAGTTTTTTGAAAGGATTAATGATTATGCTGCACAAAAGGGGATATCGATTGAGCATTATATAGTATCATCAGGTACCAAAGAAATGATCGATGGAACGACTATAGCGAATAAATTTAAAAATATTTATGCGTCATCATTTATGTATGATGAATACGGCAAACCGACTTGGCCAGCTTTGGCAATTAACTATACGACAAAAACTCAATATTTATACAGGATAAGCAAAGGAATTCTTAACGCTTGGGACAATAAACTAATTAATAAATATATACCAGAGAATGAAAGAAGTATTTTATTTGAGAACATGATATATATAGGTGATGGAGAAACTGATGTTCCAGCTATGAAGTTACTAAAAACTAATGGTGGAACTTCAATTGCTGTTTATGATGAAAATAAAGAGACTGCCAAAACACTTTTGGAGCAAAATAGAGTTAATTATATTGCCAAAGCTGATTATACTGATGGATCGGAGATAGATGCTATTATAAAATCTACGATAGATAGAATTAGTTTAAATTTAAAAAATGGAAAATTGCAAATATATAATAAGCAAAATACTGTAGAAAAAAACATACAAAAATCCAATAATCAAGCAAGGAATAAACAATATTATTTAAGTGTTCTTAAAACGGAAGGATTTAAATTAGAAGATACTAACAAAACAAATAAAATATATTTAAAAAAATATTCATGGGATGACCACAGATATCAAACCTCGTTTTATATATGGAATAATGGAAATTATATTGGAACAGCTAAAATAGCGAAATTAAATCAAAATAAAAATGAGCATACTGCAGATTTACTGGAGAAGAATTTTGATAAGTTAGATGATGATTTTTTCTCTGTTATACGCTTTAAAAAAGATGAGATAGATGAAGAGACTAAAGAGGCATTGAGGTTTTTATTGAATGATATTAGTAATACTAATAAATACGATAATAATGAAATTGTAAAAAAATCTTTAAAGAGAAGTTAG
- a CDS encoding type I restriction endonuclease subunit R — MTPDTSENKIQQNSINLLQSLGYKFISREENLRLRGGKSSEVLFREILTQKLGEINGYEYKGKRYKFSQSNVLKAVDELAGVSLNEGLMVANERITNLLLLGTSLEENLEDETKRSFSFKFIDFENLQNNDFYVTEEFEVSRVSQSDAQKHRRPDLVLFINGIPIVVIELKKSSVSFENGIKQLEKEQGKDEIAHLFKYIQLTIAANGSGARYGTTGTPFKFYSVWKEQDEAKAKESLKSVINGREVSALDMTLFALLSKDRLLRLVRHYIVFDKRMKKVCRYQQFFAIEETLKRVSAKKDGARAGGLIWHTQGSGKSLTMVMLTKLLKQIYINSKIIVVTDRIDLDGQIHETFENTDMKAGRASSGSDLIEKLQSGISVITTLVHKFEKVKNQKVVIRDGDIFVLVDESHRTQGGDLHKAMKKALPLACYIGFTGTPLLKREKNSFAKFGGEIHRYTIDDAVKDGAVLPLLYEGRYVGQEVLDPEGLTRKFDLISRELGDEAKRDLQQKWARFERVASSEQRLELIAVDINEHIKKTLKKSGFKAMLATQRKYDAIKYYEIFEEFGEIKSAYVISSNEHEELEGGHKEYVAKAWQETIRGYGSEEEYLKHVKDEFIYGDEIDLLIVVDKLLTGFDAPRASTLYIDKQLKEHNLLQAIARVNRLYDGKDYGYIIDYRGLLGELDQALTSYASLSGFDPEDITGAVIDVRSEIIKAKTYYTHLDDLFSSVKFKDDLESYAAVLEDVQKRDDFKEWLSQFARAFKLALSSEKIYDILSEEEIKAYKQRVKFYNELRKAVQLRYHEACDFGKYEAQMQKLLDTYVNAQGVNELTKLVNIFETEFDDEVQRVEGKNAKADTIISAISAVVKEKMDSNPAFYKSIAQQIQDIIDEYKAKRLSEEEKLTKAKLLKDLITGALKPNEDRYPKEFNANKILFAIYDNLLDILGDVGLADVEVVAKNLSLKFYEIYEKASKKPEWHKNKDVENEITSQMEDALWEIEDEYDVSIDEKEKIYQTIRGIEISFYVK, encoded by the coding sequence ATGACCCCAGATACTTCAGAAAATAAGATCCAGCAAAACAGCATAAATTTACTTCAAAGCTTGGGCTATAAATTTATAAGCAGGGAGGAAAATTTAAGGCTTCGTGGCGGTAAATCAAGCGAGGTTTTGTTTAGGGAAATTTTAACCCAAAAGCTTGGCGAGATAAACGGCTACGAGTATAAGGGCAAGAGGTATAAATTTAGCCAAAGTAATGTCTTAAAAGCGGTCGATGAGCTAGCTGGGGTATCTTTAAACGAAGGGCTAATGGTCGCAAATGAAAGGATCACAAATTTACTCTTGCTTGGCACTAGTTTAGAAGAAAATTTAGAAGATGAGACAAAAAGGAGCTTCTCTTTTAAATTTATAGACTTTGAAAATTTACAAAACAACGATTTTTATGTAACGGAAGAATTTGAAGTAAGCAGAGTAAGCCAGAGCGACGCACAAAAGCACAGAAGGCCTGATCTCGTGCTTTTTATAAACGGCATACCAATAGTCGTGATCGAGCTTAAAAAATCAAGCGTGAGCTTTGAAAACGGCATAAAGCAGCTTGAAAAAGAGCAGGGCAAAGATGAGATAGCGCACCTTTTTAAATACATCCAGCTAACCATCGCGGCAAATGGAAGTGGGGCAAGATACGGCACTACTGGTACGCCGTTTAAATTTTATAGCGTGTGGAAAGAGCAGGACGAAGCCAAGGCAAAAGAGAGCTTAAAAAGCGTGATAAATGGTAGAGAGGTAAGCGCGCTTGATATGACGCTCTTTGCGCTACTATCTAAAGATAGGCTGCTAAGGCTAGTTAGGCACTATATAGTGTTTGATAAAAGGATGAAAAAAGTTTGCAGATATCAGCAGTTCTTCGCTATCGAAGAGACGCTAAAGAGGGTATCGGCGAAAAAAGACGGAGCAAGAGCGGGCGGACTCATCTGGCACACGCAAGGAAGCGGCAAGTCGCTCACGATGGTGATGCTAACAAAGCTTTTAAAGCAAATTTACATAAACTCAAAGATCATCGTCGTAACTGACAGGATAGATCTAGATGGACAGATACACGAGACTTTTGAAAATACGGACATGAAAGCAGGGCGAGCAAGTAGCGGAAGCGATCTGATAGAAAAGCTACAAAGCGGCATTAGCGTGATAACTACGCTCGTGCATAAATTTGAAAAGGTGAAAAATCAAAAGGTAGTGATAAGAGATGGCGATATATTTGTGCTAGTGGATGAGAGCCACCGCACGCAAGGCGGAGATTTACATAAGGCTATGAAAAAAGCGCTGCCTCTTGCTTGTTATATAGGATTTACCGGCACGCCGCTTTTAAAGCGTGAGAAAAACAGCTTTGCTAAATTTGGCGGAGAAATTCATAGATATACGATAGATGACGCGGTAAAAGACGGAGCTGTGTTGCCGCTACTTTACGAGGGGCGATACGTGGGTCAAGAGGTGCTAGACCCTGAGGGGCTAACTAGGAAATTTGACCTCATATCAAGAGAGCTTGGCGATGAAGCTAAGAGGGACTTGCAGCAAAAGTGGGCAAGGTTTGAGCGTGTGGCATCAAGCGAGCAAAGGCTAGAGCTAATAGCTGTTGATATAAATGAGCACATCAAAAAGACTTTGAAAAAAAGTGGCTTTAAAGCGATGCTAGCAACGCAAAGAAAATATGACGCCATAAAATATTATGAGATATTTGAAGAATTTGGAGAGATAAAAAGTGCTTATGTGATATCAAGTAACGAGCATGAGGAGCTTGAGGGCGGACATAAAGAGTATGTCGCAAAAGCGTGGCAAGAGACTATAAGGGGCTACGGCAGCGAGGAAGAGTATCTAAAGCATGTGAAGGATGAATTTATTTATGGCGACGAGATAGACTTGCTTATTGTTGTGGATAAGCTTTTAACTGGCTTTGACGCACCAAGAGCAAGCACGCTTTATATAGATAAACAGCTAAAAGAGCATAATTTGCTCCAAGCCATAGCTAGAGTAAATAGGCTTTATGACGGGAAAGATTATGGCTACATTATTGATTATAGAGGGCTTCTTGGCGAGCTTGATCAGGCGCTTACTAGCTATGCGTCGCTAAGTGGCTTTGACCCAGAAGATATAACTGGAGCCGTGATAGACGTAAGAAGCGAGATAATAAAGGCTAAGACTTACTATACTCATCTGGATGATCTTTTTAGCAGCGTGAAATTTAAAGACGATCTGGAAAGCTACGCGGCGGTTTTAGAGGACGTGCAAAAACGAGATGACTTTAAAGAGTGGCTATCACAGTTTGCAAGGGCGTTTAAACTAGCGCTTTCAAGTGAGAAAATTTATGACATATTAAGCGAAGAGGAGATCAAAGCTTATAAGCAGAGGGTTAAATTTTATAACGAGCTAAGAAAGGCTGTGCAACTAAGGTATCACGAGGCTTGCGACTTTGGAAAATATGAAGCGCAGATGCAAAAGCTGCTTGATACTTACGTAAATGCACAAGGGGTTAATGAGCTTACGAAACTCGTAAATATCTTTGAGACGGAATTTGACGATGAGGTGCAAAGGGTAGAGGGCAAAAACGCAAAGGCCGACACGATCATTAGCGCCATAAGCGCGGTGGTAAAAGAGAAAATGGACTCAAATCCAGCCTTTTATAAATCAATAGCGCAGCAAATACAAGATATCATCGACGAATACAAGGCAAAAAGGCTAAGCGAGGAAGAAAAACTTACCAAAGCAAAACTACTAAAAGACCTTATAACAGGTGCTTTAAAACCAAATGAAGACAGGTATCCAAAAGAATTTAATGCTAATAAAATTTTGTTTGCTATTTATGATAATTTACTTGATATTTTGGGCGATGTGGGGCTTGCGGATGTCGAGGTGGTAGCTAAAAATTTGAGCCTGAAATTTTATGAAATTTACGAAAAAGCCTCAAAAAAACCAGAATGGCACAAAAATAAAGACGTAGAAAACGAGATAACAAGTCAGATGGAGGATGCTCTTTGGGAGATAGAGGACGAATATGACGTTTCTATCGATGAGAAGGAGAAAATTTACCAAACTATCCGTGGAATAGAGATAAGCTTTTATGTTAAATGA
- a CDS encoding M48 family metallopeptidase, whose translation MLNEVKIIKKEVKNITLKVRPNGEVILTAPKTASDEHIKFIIKKRAKWIVQKRAFFSSFKTSKKEYVSGEDFKYLGRSYRLKVVQSKEERVKLQRGYLELFVKDKGDIKRKEKLVYEWYHEKAMLYFFNILQEFNKIVKQDIKSVKIRQMKTRWGSCNPYKSYINLNIGLIKKPKSCIEYVVFHELAHLLYPNHSKKFYDYLALYMPDWQKRKEILERA comes from the coding sequence ATGTTAAATGAGGTGAAAATCATCAAAAAAGAGGTGAAAAATATCACCTTAAAAGTTAGACCAAATGGCGAAGTGATCCTAACGGCGCCAAAAACGGCAAGCGATGAGCATATAAAATTTATCATAAAAAAAAGAGCTAAATGGATAGTGCAAAAGCGCGCGTTTTTTTCCTCGTTTAAGACGAGTAAAAAAGAATACGTAAGCGGCGAGGACTTTAAATATCTTGGACGAAGTTATCGGCTAAAAGTGGTGCAGTCTAAAGAGGAGCGCGTAAAGCTACAAAGGGGCTATCTTGAGCTATTTGTAAAAGATAAAGGCGATATAAAACGAAAAGAAAAATTGGTCTATGAGTGGTATCACGAAAAGGCGATGCTATATTTTTTTAATATCTTGCAAGAGTTTAACAAGATAGTAAAACAAGATATCAAAAGCGTAAAGATAAGGCAGATGAAGACAAGATGGGGGAGTTGCAATCCTTATAAATCATATATAAATTTAAACATAGGACTCATCAAAAAACCAAAATCGTGCATCGAGTATGTCGTATTTCACGAGCTTGCTCACCTGCTGTATCCAAATCACTCAAAGAAATTTTATGACTATCTAGCGCTTTATATGCCTGATTGGCAAAAACGCAAGGAAATTTTGGAAAGAGCTTAG
- the ppa gene encoding inorganic diphosphatase — protein MDVSKIKAGSNPDKINAVIEIPYGSNIKYEIDKDSGAVVVDRVLYSAMFYPANYGFVPNTLAADGDPADILVLNEYPLQAGSIIPCRLIGVLVMEDEAGMDEKLLAVPVTKIDPRYETIKSYEDLPVATLNKIKNFFETYKILEPNKWVKVKEFKDANAAKEILDAAIKNYK, from the coding sequence ATGGACGTTTCAAAAATCAAAGCTGGCTCAAACCCAGACAAAATCAATGCCGTAATCGAAATACCTTATGGCTCAAATATCAAATACGAGATCGATAAAGATAGCGGTGCAGTCGTGGTCGATCGCGTACTTTACTCAGCGATGTTTTACCCAGCAAACTACGGCTTTGTGCCAAACACACTTGCGGCTGACGGCGATCCAGCTGATATTTTGGTGCTAAACGAGTATCCACTCCAAGCTGGCAGTATCATCCCTTGCCGCTTAATAGGCGTTTTGGTGATGGAAGATGAAGCAGGTATGGACGAGAAGCTTTTGGCTGTGCCAGTTACAAAGATCGATCCAAGATATGAGACGATAAAAAGCTACGAAGACTTACCAGTTGCAACGCTAAATAAAATTAAAAATTTCTTTGAAACTTATAAAATTCTTGAGCCAAATAAATGGGTAAAGGTAAAAGAATTTAAAGACGCAAACGCTGCAAAAGAGATTTTAGACGCTGCGATAAAAAATTATAAATAA
- a CDS encoding NirD/YgiW/YdeI family stress tolerance protein, with the protein MKKIIIAAISASIAMAGGFVSKHPSKNIISVKDTLKLNDDTKVVLEGKIKSHIKSDKYEFIDKNGDVIVVEIDNDKWGNITVNEDTPLRIRGEIDKDLTKTEIDVDSVEIIR; encoded by the coding sequence ATGAAAAAAATTATAATCGCTGCAATATCTGCTAGCATTGCAATGGCTGGAGGTTTTGTCTCAAAACACCCAAGCAAAAATATTATAAGCGTAAAAGATACCTTAAAACTAAACGACGACACCAAAGTTGTGCTAGAAGGTAAAATAAAATCACATATAAAATCAGACAAATATGAATTTATCGATAAAAATGGTGATGTCATTGTCGTTGAAATCGACAATGACAAATGGGGCAACATAACAGTCAATGAAGATACACCTTTACGAATAAGAGGCGAGATAGATAAAGACCTTACAAAAACAGAGATCGACGTAGATAGCGTAGAAATCATAAGGTAG
- a CDS encoding adenylate kinase, producing the protein MKNLFLIIGAPGSGKTTDASIIAQQDEKFAHFSTGDLLRAEVTSGSELGKLIDGFISKGNLVPLDVVVNAIVSAIKSSNKSNIIIDGYPRSVEQMTELDKVLSEQDEISLKGVIEVDVSEDVARARVLGRARGADDNNEVFNNRMKVYLDPIKPIRNFYSEKELLHVVNGERGIDEIVADIKNLLAKLL; encoded by the coding sequence ATGAAGAATTTATTTTTAATCATCGGCGCTCCAGGCAGCGGCAAAACAACAGACGCATCGATCATCGCACAACAAGATGAGAAATTTGCACACTTTTCAACTGGCGATCTTTTAAGAGCTGAAGTTACAAGTGGGAGCGAGCTTGGTAAGCTTATAGATGGCTTTATCTCAAAAGGAAATTTGGTTCCACTTGACGTTGTCGTAAATGCGATTGTATCAGCCATTAAAAGCTCAAATAAATCAAACATCATAATAGATGGCTACCCAAGAAGTGTTGAGCAAATGACTGAACTTGATAAGGTTCTAAGCGAACAAGATGAAATTTCTCTAAAAGGTGTTATCGAAGTAGATGTTAGTGAAGATGTGGCAAGAGCTAGAGTGCTTGGCCGTGCAAGAGGCGCTGACGATAATAACGAAGTCTTTAACAACCGCATGAAAGTATATCTTGATCCGATCAAACCTATCCGCAATTTTTACAGCGAAAAAGAGCTACTTCATGTGGTAAATGGTGAGCGTGGTATAGACGAGATCGTAGCTGATATCAAAAATTTACTAGCTAAACTTTTATAA